One segment of Candidatus Micropelagos thuwalensis DNA contains the following:
- the thrS gene encoding threonine--tRNA ligase, whose translation MITLTLPDGATRQFDEPLTGIAFAESISKSLAKKALALKINGEAVDLATVIDSDCEIAVLTASDEEGVDLMRHDCAHVLAEAVQELFPDTQVTIGPVIENGFYYDFARETPFSLDDLEKIEARMRDIVDRDEEIIREVWNRDEAIAHFRNIGEIYKADIIASIPAGEDVSVYRQGDWKDLCRGPHLPSTGKLGKAFKLTKLAGAYWRGDSNNVMLQRIYGTCWGNEKDLKSYLHMVEEAEKRDHRKLGRDMDLFHLQEEAQGSVFWHAKGYTIWQSLEQYIRRRLTENDYQEVKTPQILDKKFWEQSGHWEKFRENMFVVPDEVPSLEDEEAVLSGEGELMALKPMNCPAHVQIFKQGIKSYRDLPLRMAEFGCCHRNEPHGALHGLMRVRQMTQDDAHIFCREDQIISEAVDFCNLVKQVYTDLGFEDVSVKLALRPELRAGGDDVWDRAEDGLRSALKAASLDWEELPGEGAFYGPKIEYHLRDAIGRTWQCGTLQLDFVLPERLDASYVGEDGNKHRPVMLHRAVLGTLERFIGIMLESYAGKLPLWLAPDQIMVCPITTEADSYGVTVMEALKEAGLRAGIDLRNEKINYKVREHSVSKIPVILAVGGREAEGRTVSMRRLGSKESQILSLDEAVQMLAAEATPPDLRV comes from the coding sequence ATGATTACACTCACTCTTCCGGACGGGGCTACACGGCAATTTGATGAACCTTTGACTGGCATTGCCTTTGCCGAGTCGATTTCAAAATCGCTGGCAAAAAAAGCCTTGGCACTCAAAATCAATGGTGAGGCTGTTGACTTGGCGACAGTAATTGACAGTGATTGCGAGATTGCAGTTTTGACAGCTTCTGATGAGGAGGGCGTTGATTTGATGCGCCACGATTGCGCGCATGTTTTGGCGGAGGCTGTTCAAGAGCTTTTTCCTGATACACAGGTGACGATTGGTCCGGTCATTGAAAACGGCTTCTATTATGATTTTGCCAGAGAAACCCCGTTCAGTTTGGACGATCTGGAAAAAATTGAAGCACGCATGCGGGACATTGTTGACCGCGACGAAGAAATTATCCGTGAGGTGTGGAACCGTGACGAGGCCATTGCTCATTTCCGAAATATTGGTGAAATTTATAAAGCCGATATCATTGCGTCCATTCCTGCCGGAGAGGATGTGAGTGTCTATCGACAAGGGGATTGGAAGGACTTATGCCGTGGGCCACATCTGCCATCAACTGGGAAGCTGGGTAAGGCATTTAAACTCACCAAACTGGCTGGCGCTTATTGGCGTGGCGACAGCAATAATGTAATGCTACAGCGCATTTACGGAACTTGCTGGGGGAATGAAAAGGATCTGAAAAGCTATCTCCATATGGTGGAAGAAGCTGAGAAACGCGACCACCGTAAACTTGGTAGGGATATGGATTTGTTTCACTTGCAGGAAGAGGCACAGGGCTCGGTTTTCTGGCACGCCAAGGGATACACAATCTGGCAGTCGCTTGAACAATATATCCGTCGTCGGCTGACTGAAAATGACTATCAGGAAGTTAAAACCCCGCAAATTCTCGATAAGAAATTTTGGGAGCAATCCGGACACTGGGAAAAATTTCGTGAGAATATGTTTGTTGTGCCCGACGAAGTGCCGTCACTTGAGGATGAAGAAGCTGTTCTTTCTGGGGAGGGGGAACTCATGGCTTTAAAGCCTATGAATTGCCCTGCACATGTTCAGATTTTCAAACAGGGCATTAAAAGCTACCGCGATCTTCCGTTACGTATGGCTGAGTTTGGTTGTTGTCACAGAAACGAGCCGCATGGCGCTTTACATGGTTTGATGCGCGTTCGGCAGATGACACAAGATGACGCGCATATTTTCTGCCGCGAAGATCAAATTATTTCGGAGGCTGTTGATTTTTGTAATCTTGTAAAGCAGGTCTATACAGATCTTGGTTTCGAGGATGTGAGTGTTAAACTTGCCTTACGTCCTGAATTACGCGCCGGTGGAGATGATGTCTGGGATCGGGCAGAAGATGGTTTACGTTCTGCTTTAAAAGCCGCGAGCCTAGATTGGGAAGAATTGCCGGGTGAAGGCGCCTTTTATGGACCAAAGATTGAATATCATCTGCGCGATGCCATTGGTCGAACGTGGCAGTGCGGTACGTTACAGCTTGATTTTGTTTTGCCCGAACGTCTTGACGCATCCTATGTCGGTGAGGATGGCAATAAGCACAGACCGGTCATGCTTCACCGTGCGGTTCTCGGAACGCTTGAACGGTTTATTGGCATTATGCTGGAGAGCTATGCGGGTAAGTTGCCGCTTTGGTTGGCCCCAGATCAGATTATGGTCTGTCCGATTACGACTGAGGCGGATAGCTATGGCGTGACAGTGATGGAAGCTCTTAAAGAAGCAGGCTTGCGCGCGGGCATTGATTTGCGTAACGAGAAAATTAATTACAAAGTTCGGGAACATTCGGTGTCGAAAATTCCGGTTATTCTTGCTGTAGGGGGGCGTGAAGCGGAAGGGCGGACCGTTTCCATGCGCAGATTGGGTTCAAAAGAGTCTCAGATTTTGTCGCTTGATGAGGCCGTGCAAATGCTCGCAGCTGAAGCAACACCTCCCGATTTGAGAGTTTAG
- the yidD gene encoding membrane protein insertion efficiency factor YidD gives MKIVSYFFRGLLLVPIWGYRFLVSPFTPPSCRFEPTCSSYAEKAIRQHGTWVGFWLTLNRLSRCHPIERFGGESGFDPVPVEILPAPWYAPWRLKATQAEMNKK, from the coding sequence ATGAAAATCGTATCTTATTTTTTTCGTGGTTTGTTATTGGTACCGATTTGGGGCTATCGATTTCTGGTTTCCCCCTTTACACCGCCAAGTTGTCGGTTTGAACCGACATGCTCAAGTTATGCGGAAAAGGCGATACGCCAGCATGGAACATGGGTAGGTTTCTGGCTGACACTTAATAGATTGTCGCGTTGTCATCCGATAGAACGGTTCGGAGGGGAAAGCGGATTTGACCCCGTACCTGTTGAGATTTTACCTGCACCTTGGTATGCACCTTGGAGATTAAAAGCTACACAGGCAGAAATGAATAAAAAATGA
- a CDS encoding iron-sulfur cluster assembly scaffold protein, with the protein MMDALYSQKILALVAKIDRIGQLDAPDARASAVSKLCGSKVCVDMNMHDGIVTDFAHEVEACALGQASSAIMAREIIGATPDELRTVARDMRRMLKENGDPPQNSDRGGNWSELSLLESVRDYKNRHASTLLTFDAVEDCLAQLGV; encoded by the coding sequence ATTATGGACGCTTTATACAGCCAGAAAATACTAGCCCTTGTTGCTAAGATTGACCGCATTGGTCAATTAGATGCACCTGATGCGCGTGCTTCAGCCGTGTCGAAACTTTGCGGGTCTAAAGTCTGTGTGGATATGAATATGCATGACGGCATTGTGACCGATTTTGCACATGAGGTTGAAGCCTGTGCGCTTGGGCAGGCCTCCTCGGCGATTATGGCGCGGGAAATTATCGGCGCTACGCCAGATGAACTGCGTACCGTGGCGCGTGACATGCGGCGTATGCTCAAAGAAAATGGCGACCCTCCACAAAATTCTGATAGAGGCGGTAATTGGTCAGAGCTTAGCTTACTCGAGTCAGTTCGAGACTATAAAAACCGTCATGCCTCTACTCTCTTAACATTTGATGCCGTAGAAGATTGTCTCGCCCAGCTTGGTGTTTAA
- the cysS gene encoding cysteine--tRNA ligase, with the protein MQLKLYSLAAREKLDFHPVDPDRVTMYVCGPTVYGPAHIGNARPAVVFDVLARLLRYLYPRLIYARNITDVDDKINAKAADAGVDISVISDLFKAKYHEDMSLLGVAAPDIEPHATGHIEEMIEMIERLVVSGHAYEAEGHVLFEVAKDPEYGSLSGRNRQDMIDGARVEVAPYKRDAADFVLWKPSSKDLPGWDSPWGRGRPGWHIECSAMIQKHLGTTIDIHGGGQDLQFPHHENEAAQSRCTHSAPLARYWLHNGMLNMSGEKMSKSLGNIALVEDLLADAPGEALRLALLQGHYRQTLDFTPSLLQQSVKNLDRLYGVLRDVADIEAKDVAPPEAFLAALCDDMNTPKALAELFAFSKSIETAEAKGAFLSAASLLGLLQQSPDDWFAQAAASIDRDEVEALIAERAESRSAGDYKKADAARDKLTAMGVVIEDGPSGTIWRLAR; encoded by the coding sequence ATGCAGTTAAAACTATATAGTCTTGCCGCCAGAGAGAAGCTGGATTTTCATCCCGTTGATCCTGACAGGGTAACCATGTATGTCTGCGGCCCTACTGTTTATGGGCCTGCACATATTGGTAATGCGCGGCCAGCCGTTGTTTTTGACGTCTTAGCGCGTCTTTTAAGATATCTATATCCAAGACTTATTTATGCACGCAATATCACGGATGTAGACGATAAAATTAATGCCAAGGCGGCTGATGCAGGTGTGGATATTTCGGTAATTTCCGACCTTTTTAAGGCGAAATACCACGAAGATATGTCGCTTTTGGGGGTTGCCGCCCCTGATATCGAGCCGCATGCCACCGGACATATCGAAGAAATGATTGAGATGATTGAGCGCCTCGTTGTGTCGGGTCATGCCTATGAAGCGGAAGGACATGTTCTATTTGAGGTTGCAAAAGACCCCGAATATGGCTCGCTGTCAGGCCGCAACCGTCAGGATATGATTGACGGGGCCAGAGTTGAAGTGGCGCCTTATAAACGTGATGCAGCTGATTTTGTGCTGTGGAAACCTTCATCTAAGGATTTGCCGGGATGGGACAGCCCTTGGGGGCGGGGACGCCCAGGATGGCATATTGAATGTTCCGCAATGATACAAAAACATCTTGGTACGACCATTGATATTCATGGTGGTGGTCAAGATTTACAATTCCCGCACCATGAAAATGAAGCCGCGCAAAGTCGGTGTACGCATAGTGCACCTTTGGCGCGTTACTGGTTGCATAATGGTATGTTGAATATGTCCGGAGAGAAAATGTCCAAATCTCTCGGAAATATAGCTTTGGTGGAGGATTTGCTAGCTGATGCCCCCGGTGAGGCATTGCGGTTGGCGCTGTTGCAGGGACATTATCGTCAGACCCTAGATTTCACGCCGTCTCTTCTGCAGCAATCTGTCAAAAACCTAGATCGTCTCTATGGTGTCTTGCGAGATGTAGCGGATATTGAGGCAAAGGATGTTGCCCCGCCTGAAGCGTTTTTGGCAGCCTTGTGCGATGATATGAATACCCCAAAGGCTTTGGCTGAACTTTTTGCATTCTCTAAATCAATTGAAACAGCCGAGGCAAAAGGGGCTTTTCTCTCGGCGGCAAGCTTGCTGGGCTTGCTGCAGCAATCTCCGGATGACTGGTTTGCTCAGGCCGCTGCCAGCATAGACCGTGATGAGGTGGAAGCACTTATTGCAGAACGTGCCGAATCGCGTAGCGCCGGTGATTATAAGAAGGCTGATGCGGCACGAGACAAGCTGACTGCGATGGGTGTCGTGATTGAAGATGGCCCCAGCGGGACAATATGGCGACTCGCCAGATAG
- the folE gene encoding GTP cyclohydrolase I FolE, whose product MDVRVNDSKNVNDVENERDVKVAKPSRETAEEAVRTLIAWAGDNPDREGLIDTPKRVVNAYQEFFAGYEEDPEEVLGRTFEDVEGYDDMVMLRDIDLESHCEHHMVAILGKVHIAYMPVERVVGISKLARVIEIYAKRLQTQETMTAQIVDCIQRVLEPAGVALLVDAKHQCMTTRGIKKPDVATITTRFTGVFANDPRMEARFLAMINN is encoded by the coding sequence ATGGATGTACGAGTAAACGACTCAAAAAATGTTAATGATGTCGAAAATGAGCGAGATGTGAAAGTGGCTAAACCATCAAGAGAAACAGCCGAGGAAGCTGTCCGAACTCTGATTGCATGGGCTGGAGACAACCCGGATCGTGAGGGATTAATTGATACACCAAAGCGTGTTGTTAATGCCTATCAGGAGTTTTTTGCAGGATATGAGGAAGACCCCGAGGAAGTTCTGGGTCGCACTTTTGAAGATGTTGAAGGTTATGACGACATGGTCATGCTCCGTGACATCGATTTGGAAAGTCACTGCGAGCACCACATGGTCGCTATCCTTGGCAAAGTGCACATTGCCTACATGCCTGTCGAGCGCGTGGTTGGCATATCAAAGCTGGCACGGGTTATAGAAATTTACGCCAAGCGCTTACAAACGCAAGAGACTATGACCGCCCAGATTGTCGATTGCATTCAGCGCGTTCTAGAACCAGCAGGCGTTGCCTTGTTAGTTGATGCAAAACACCAATGCATGACCACACGCGGCATTAAAAAACCTGATGTAGCTACCATTACGACAAGGTTTACTGGGGTCTTTGCGAATGATCCGCGCATGGAAGCCCGTTTCCTTGCCATGATTAACAACTAG
- the hisI gene encoding phosphoribosyl-AMP cyclohydrolase, translating into MSGPFSERISVEQVEESSELAPKFDVNGLIPVVTTDHETGELLMHGYMNEAAFLKSIETAEAHYYSRSRETIWHKGATSGLIQNIVEMRIDDDQDAVWLRVKVAGNGASCHVGYRSCFYRSVPTGAVDEKLTLQFEEHDKVFDPVEVYGDAPNPTKL; encoded by the coding sequence ATGTCAGGTCCATTTTCGGAAAGAATTTCAGTTGAACAGGTCGAGGAAAGTAGCGAACTCGCGCCTAAATTTGATGTGAATGGGCTTATCCCCGTCGTCACAACCGACCATGAAACCGGCGAATTGCTCATGCATGGCTACATGAATGAAGCGGCTTTCCTGAAATCAATCGAAACCGCAGAAGCGCATTATTACAGTCGTTCGCGCGAAACCATCTGGCATAAGGGCGCGACGAGCGGTCTGATTCAAAATATCGTTGAAATGCGGATTGATGATGACCAGGACGCGGTATGGTTGCGCGTAAAAGTTGCTGGTAATGGCGCAAGTTGCCATGTCGGCTACCGGTCCTGTTTTTATCGTTCCGTACCTACGGGTGCTGTCGATGAGAAGCTAACGCTTCAGTTCGAAGAGCACGACAAGGTCTTTGACCCTGTTGAGGTTTACGGCGACGCGCCGAACCCAACAAAGCTTTAA